A genomic window from Caldicellulosiruptor kronotskyensis 2002 includes:
- a CDS encoding glycosyl hydrolase gives MNESIKLSSLFDEINNPPATASIIHWWIFSDEMNENRINVELDYISNLGFKQVLIAAGHNVSPKYLSHDWFEIVKFAVVQAKKRGIKVWIADEGTYPSGFAGETFNKKYPHKRMKAIIVEKEFVIEDNLCRIEPHSGTIGILAKDMNQNKYFAFEKLEFSSGFLYLPYHSTWQIKVISSAYRTSPTRYVHHPTGAKDTTYSLCDYLDYEAVKLFISEVYEKYKAYIGEEFGKTIIGFFADEPDYSISGLPYTDNIFDIFYNEKGYDVKKYIPYFFKEQLDEKIKRVEADYWDVWSNIFTNTFFKQIYKWCEANGLKFVVHLNHEDMIEQLIKSEGQFFSHMKYVHIPAIDVIWRQIWYDKKAIFPKYASSVSHIRNIAQTFSESFAVYGRGISVEQIKWVVDYQFAMDINLFLTSIFKYLYDHPQNYFFPEVIKYINTISYLLYVSTPCTKVLVYFPTPDLWAGENISASKAIEIGNALLENQIDFDFFDHSLLEYLEIKNQRIYTNDRKEYDIVILPPIKYLPQDLFRFLKLFSSKGGKIIFFENYPLFVYNKTFTSFFHFVDREIGVVVESIEQLSKMVEKDITVVDSKDVRVLHKRIGNSHLIFLFNVSGTSFLGKIILKFSKKNVYIWDPMQNKFLMVSNIKSNGKNIQLELYMHPYRTLVLIASDEYIDGIQKIDLLGSLPRTVSELNDNWEIHFDKDFVLFSDLKDWQSLGFGDYSGSVVYRKMFSFSHVDFIKNKHLFLYCPNVKYFAKVWLNKRYLGARAYSPFMWDITEALKIGENELVIEIQNTPAAALLGTQEKLEKLRKEAEKNFYLSISLKFDMEMVQSGLLPPVAIVSLE, from the coding sequence TATTTATCACATGACTGGTTTGAAATAGTAAAATTTGCGGTTGTTCAAGCTAAAAAAAGAGGAATTAAAGTGTGGATTGCGGATGAAGGGACATATCCAAGTGGCTTTGCTGGCGAAACTTTTAATAAGAAATATCCTCACAAAAGGATGAAGGCTATTATTGTTGAAAAGGAATTTGTTATTGAAGATAATTTATGTAGAATTGAACCTCACTCTGGTACAATCGGGATTTTGGCCAAAGACATGAACCAAAATAAATACTTTGCTTTTGAAAAGCTTGAATTTAGTAGCGGATTTTTATACTTGCCCTATCATTCGACTTGGCAAATAAAAGTAATATCTTCAGCTTACAGGACATCTCCAACAAGATACGTTCACCATCCAACAGGTGCTAAAGATACTACATATTCGCTTTGTGATTATCTTGACTATGAAGCTGTCAAACTATTCATAAGTGAGGTATATGAAAAATACAAAGCTTATATAGGAGAAGAATTTGGAAAGACAATAATTGGATTTTTCGCTGACGAACCTGATTATTCTATTTCTGGACTACCATATACGGATAATATATTTGATATATTTTACAATGAAAAAGGATACGACGTTAAAAAGTACATACCGTATTTCTTTAAAGAGCAATTAGATGAAAAAATAAAAAGAGTAGAGGCAGATTACTGGGATGTATGGAGCAATATTTTTACAAATACTTTCTTTAAGCAGATCTACAAATGGTGTGAGGCAAATGGCCTCAAATTTGTAGTACATCTAAATCATGAAGATATGATAGAGCAGCTAATCAAATCTGAAGGACAGTTCTTTTCGCATATGAAGTATGTTCATATTCCAGCAATTGATGTTATTTGGAGACAAATATGGTATGACAAAAAAGCAATATTCCCTAAATACGCTTCTTCTGTTTCTCATATTAGAAATATTGCTCAAACCTTTTCAGAGAGTTTTGCAGTATATGGACGAGGTATATCAGTTGAGCAAATCAAATGGGTGGTTGATTACCAGTTTGCAATGGACATAAATCTATTTTTAACCTCAATCTTCAAGTATCTTTATGATCATCCGCAAAATTATTTTTTTCCGGAGGTAATCAAGTATATTAATACCATTTCATATCTTCTCTATGTAAGCACCCCTTGTACAAAGGTTCTGGTTTACTTTCCTACACCGGATCTTTGGGCAGGTGAAAATATATCTGCTTCAAAAGCAATTGAGATTGGCAATGCACTTTTAGAGAACCAGATTGATTTTGATTTTTTTGACCATTCTCTTTTAGAATATCTGGAAATTAAAAACCAGAGGATATATACTAACGATAGAAAAGAATACGACATTGTTATTCTTCCACCTATAAAGTATTTGCCGCAAGATCTGTTCAGATTTTTAAAGCTTTTCTCAAGCAAAGGAGGTAAGATTATTTTCTTCGAAAACTATCCTTTGTTTGTTTATAACAAAACCTTTACATCGTTTTTCCACTTTGTAGATAGAGAAATAGGTGTGGTTGTTGAAAGTATCGAGCAGCTTTCAAAAATGGTTGAAAAAGATATCACTGTTGTAGACAGCAAAGATGTTAGAGTTCTTCATAAAAGAATAGGTAACAGTCATCTGATTTTTCTCTTCAATGTTTCAGGTACTTCATTTTTGGGTAAGATAATATTAAAATTTTCTAAGAAAAATGTATATATATGGGATCCAATGCAGAATAAATTTTTAATGGTTTCAAATATCAAAAGCAATGGGAAAAACATACAATTAGAACTCTATATGCATCCATATCGGACTTTGGTTTTAATAGCAAGTGATGAGTATATAGATGGAATTCAAAAAATAGATTTGCTTGGAAGCTTACCGAGAACAGTCTCGGAATTAAACGATAACTGGGAAATTCATTTTGATAAAGATTTTGTTTTGTTTTCAGATTTAAAAGATTGGCAAAGCTTGGGCTTTGGTGACTATTCTGGCAGTGTAGTTTATAGAAAAATGTTTTCATTTTCTCATGTTGACTTTATTAAAAATAAACATCTTTTCCTCTATTGCCCCAATGTAAAGTATTTTGCAAAGGTTTGGTTAAATAAAAGATATCTTGGTGCAAGAGCTTATTCGCCGTTTATGTGGGATATAACAGAGGCATTGAAAATTGGTGAGAATGAACTTGTGATTGAAATTCAAAACACCCCTGCAGCAGCTCTACTTGGAACACAAGAAAAATTGGAAAAATTAAGAAAAGAGGCAGAGAAGAACTTTTATCTTTCTATTTCTCTAAAATTTGACATGGAAATGGTCCAATCAGGACTTCTACCTCCAGTTGCTATTGTTTCTTTAGAATGA
- the istB gene encoding IS21-like element ISCbe3 family helper ATPase IstB produces MSNYVKLLNNLEELGLHNIKNNLDKYLDLVASGEKSMTDALYELSNLEIKAKEERAILGCVRVANFPFIKGIEDFDFSFQPSINKQQIMDLMSLRFLEGNENILFVGTPGVGKTHLATAIGIECAKRRYSTYFIHFQELIAQLKKALIENRLEYRLKHFSKYKVLIIDEIGYLPIDNDGANLFFQLISSRYEKSSTIITTNVVFSEWGEIFGGATIANAILDRLLHHSYVIFIKGPSYRLQSKTAYFSNTNQQS; encoded by the coding sequence ATGAGCAACTATGTGAAACTACTTAACAACTTAGAAGAGTTAGGTCTTCACAACATAAAGAATAACCTTGACAAATACTTAGATTTAGTGGCAAGCGGAGAAAAAAGTATGACAGATGCATTATATGAACTTAGTAATTTAGAGATAAAAGCCAAAGAAGAAAGGGCGATATTAGGATGTGTGAGGGTGGCAAATTTCCCATTTATAAAAGGTATAGAAGATTTTGATTTTTCATTTCAGCCAAGTATAAACAAGCAACAGATAATGGACTTAATGAGTTTGAGATTTTTAGAAGGTAATGAAAATATACTATTTGTCGGAACACCAGGGGTAGGGAAAACGCATCTAGCCACAGCAATAGGTATAGAGTGTGCAAAACGAAGGTATTCAACGTATTTTATACATTTTCAAGAGTTAATAGCTCAGCTAAAAAAAGCACTGATAGAGAACAGATTAGAATACAGGCTTAAACATTTTTCAAAATATAAAGTTTTAATAATAGATGAGATAGGTTATTTGCCAATAGACAATGATGGAGCAAATTTATTTTTCCAGCTGATATCGAGCAGATATGAGAAGAGCAGTACAATAATAACAACTAATGTTGTATTCTCAGAATGGGGAGAGATATTTGGTGGAGCGACAATAGCAAATGCAATTTTAGATAGGCTACTGCATCATTCTTACGTGATTTTTATAAAAGGTCCTTCATACAGGTTACAGTCAAAAACAGCATATTTTAGCAATACAAACCAGCAAAGTTAA
- a CDS encoding carbohydrate ABC transporter permease, with product MRQNKTVASTIFDVFNHIFLGIWAIITVLPFLYVLAASFAPDSEIKTRTFFIIPHNPTLLTYKFIFASNYFLRSMLNSVIITVGGTLVNLFFTFTMAYALSKKHFIGRSIVLNGVIFTMLFGGGMIPTYLLVKSLGLLNSYWALWLPGAISPFNFFVVKNFFQEMPQDLEDAARIDGCTEAQVLWKIILPLSKPIIATFALFYGVGHWNSWFGALLYINDAEKWPVQLILRQIVMLSTTLASDLTQFDPNFQPPQESLKMAIIVVATLPIMLLYPWLQKYFIKGMFIGSLKE from the coding sequence ATGAGACAGAATAAGACAGTAGCAAGTACTATTTTTGATGTTTTTAATCATATATTCCTTGGAATATGGGCAATAATAACCGTTTTACCTTTCCTATACGTCTTAGCTGCATCTTTTGCTCCAGATTCAGAAATAAAAACAAGGACATTCTTTATAATTCCTCATAATCCTACTCTTCTCACTTATAAATTTATTTTTGCTTCAAACTATTTTCTTCGTAGTATGCTCAATAGTGTGATTATCACAGTAGGAGGTACCTTGGTAAATCTGTTTTTCACATTTACAATGGCATATGCTCTTTCAAAAAAGCATTTTATAGGTAGAAGTATTGTTTTAAATGGTGTAATATTTACAATGCTTTTTGGTGGAGGAATGATTCCTACATATTTACTGGTAAAAAGTCTTGGCTTATTAAACTCCTACTGGGCACTGTGGTTGCCGGGGGCAATTAGTCCATTTAACTTCTTTGTTGTTAAAAACTTTTTCCAGGAAATGCCACAGGATTTAGAAGATGCAGCAAGAATTGACGGTTGTACAGAAGCTCAAGTGTTGTGGAAGATAATACTTCCTCTTTCAAAGCCTATTATTGCGACATTTGCTTTGTTCTATGGAGTGGGGCATTGGAATTCATGGTTTGGAGCACTTTTGTATATAAACGATGCTGAGAAATGGCCTGTGCAGCTAATTTTAAGGCAAATAGTAATGTTGTCAACCACGCTTGCTTCGGACCTAACACAATTTGATCCCAATTTCCAGCCTCCACAGGAGTCGCTAAAGATGGCGATAATTGTTGTGGCTACTCTGCCAATAATGCTTTTGTATCCATGGCTTCAGAAGTACTTCATAAAAGGTATGTTTATTGGTTCATTGAAGGAGTGA
- a CDS encoding ABC transporter permease, which yields MKNNIINGPKKKGENDLMTATTSIWKRLKKDKWLYILALPGILYFIIFRYIPMFGIVVAFQDFNPFLGFWKSPWVGFEHFKTLFTDPDFPMLFRNTLLISFYNILFYFPVPIILALLINEVRNQVYKRIVQTCVYVPHFVSMVVIASITYVLLSSETGVINNILYSLTGKKIEFLTDPRWFRPLIIIQSIWKEAGWGTIIFLAALSNVDPTLYEAAIVDGATRWQQTWHITIPSIMSTVIILFILRLGHLLDTGFEQIFLMKNPINRSVAEVFDTYVYQVGVTQGAYSYSTAVGLFKSVVGLILIQVSNYLSKKFTETSLF from the coding sequence ATGAAAAACAATATTATCAATGGACCAAAAAAGAAGGGAGAGAATGATTTAATGACAGCTACCACTTCTATATGGAAAAGACTGAAAAAAGACAAATGGCTGTATATCTTAGCTCTGCCTGGTATTTTGTACTTCATCATTTTTAGGTACATCCCAATGTTTGGTATAGTAGTCGCCTTTCAAGATTTTAATCCGTTTTTAGGGTTCTGGAAAAGTCCGTGGGTAGGTTTCGAACATTTTAAAACACTTTTCACCGACCCTGATTTTCCGATGCTGTTTAGAAATACACTATTAATTTCATTTTACAATATACTTTTCTATTTCCCTGTGCCAATTATTTTGGCGCTACTGATCAACGAGGTGCGAAATCAGGTTTATAAGAGAATTGTCCAGACGTGTGTTTATGTTCCTCACTTTGTATCAATGGTGGTCATAGCAAGTATTACATACGTGCTTCTCTCAAGTGAGACAGGGGTTATAAATAATATTCTGTATAGCTTAACAGGCAAAAAAATTGAATTTTTGACAGATCCAAGATGGTTCAGACCTCTTATAATAATTCAGAGCATATGGAAAGAAGCAGGATGGGGAACAATAATCTTCTTGGCAGCACTATCAAATGTTGACCCAACATTATATGAGGCTGCTATTGTGGATGGGGCAACGAGGTGGCAGCAGACGTGGCATATTACAATACCCTCAATTATGAGTACGGTAATCATACTTTTCATTTTGCGATTGGGACATCTTCTTGATACTGGCTTTGAACAGATATTTTTGATGAAAAATCCTATTAACAGGTCGGTAGCAGAAGTGTTTGACACATATGTTTATCAAGTAGGTGTTACCCAAGGAGCGTACAGTTACAGTACAGCGGTTGGTCTTTTTAAGTCTGTTGTTGGACTGATTTTGATTCAGGTTTCTAACTATCTGTCCAAGAAATTTACTGAAACTTCATTGTTCTAA
- a CDS encoding sugar-binding domain-containing protein — MLYPRETRTREIKDLSGIWRFKVDRENKGYEQRWFEKPLEDAILMPVPSSYNDITQDESIRDHIGDVWYERTFYIPEGWKDKRIVLRVGSATHHARVFLNGEEIAQNKGGFLPFEVEINKFAQIGCENRLTIVVNNILDWSCLPPGFIREYNDPMHPEGYKTQEYLFDFFNYSGIHRPVLLYTTSKTYIEDIKIETQIEGQKGIVCFKVAVSGEKKDECQIAVALYDKEGKQIAEIEGPEGMIEVEDAIFWEPSNPYLYKLNVTLIQDGKAIDEYYLPVGIRTVEVKGKRLYLNGKPVYLKGLAKHEDSDISVNVNIKMNKKSKIKMYKK, encoded by the coding sequence ATGCTTTATCCACGTGAGACAAGAACAAGAGAGATAAAAGACTTAAGCGGCATATGGAGGTTTAAAGTTGACAGGGAGAACAAAGGGTATGAACAGAGGTGGTTTGAAAAACCCCTTGAAGATGCTATTTTGATGCCTGTGCCGTCAAGCTACAATGACATAACCCAGGATGAGAGCATAAGAGATCACATAGGTGATGTGTGGTATGAAAGGACATTTTACATACCTGAAGGTTGGAAGGACAAAAGAATAGTTTTGAGAGTTGGAAGTGCTACTCATCACGCAAGAGTATTTTTAAATGGAGAGGAGATAGCCCAGAACAAAGGTGGATTTTTGCCTTTTGAAGTTGAGATTAATAAATTTGCCCAAATTGGCTGTGAGAATAGACTTACAATTGTTGTAAATAACATCTTGGACTGGAGCTGTCTTCCACCAGGGTTTATAAGGGAATACAATGACCCAATGCATCCAGAAGGGTATAAAACTCAGGAATATCTTTTTGACTTTTTCAACTATTCAGGTATTCACAGACCAGTTTTGCTCTACACCACTTCCAAAACATATATTGAGGATATTAAGATTGAAACCCAGATTGAGGGTCAAAAGGGTATAGTTTGTTTTAAGGTGGCTGTAAGTGGCGAAAAAAAGGATGAATGTCAGATAGCAGTAGCTTTGTATGACAAAGAGGGGAAGCAAATAGCAGAAATCGAAGGGCCAGAGGGTATGATAGAGGTTGAAGATGCGATATTTTGGGAGCCTTCAAATCCATATCTTTACAAACTAAATGTAACTTTAATACAGGATGGAAAGGCTATAGATGAATATTATCTTCCTGTGGGAATAAGGACTGTTGAGGTAAAAGGCAAAAGACTTTACCTAAATGGTAAGCCAGTGTATCTTAAAGGTTTGGCAAAGCATGAAGACAGTGATATAAGTGTAAATGTCAATATCAAAATGAACAAAAAATCGAAAATAAAAATGTACAAAAAATAA
- a CDS encoding extracellular solute-binding protein, producing MRKVKKILRLFLVSICIAGLLLTSIGVLGASKSKYSFKLTIMAQYFGTEPAPSNSPVILKAEEYLKTDLEFTWVPADGYNDKLNIMLASGNLPMVVYVPGKTASIIGACKAGAFWELGPYIKQYKNLKAIPDIVLWNSSIDGKIYGIPRSRTLGRNGIVYRKDWAKNVGITKLETIDDLYNMLKKFTYNDPDKNGKNDTYGMIVCNYNGPFYITLTWFGGPNGWGLNKNGQLVPTFLTNAYIENLKFWRKMYQEKLFNHDFPSVPGARWEDYYSQGKGGVKIDVIDSANRIYNGLKNNGIIPKDAKDTDIMDIVVSVKGKYGLRNMPTSGYSGYLMVSKTSVKDMNTFKKVMSILDKFGDRTMQDLFGYGLPNRHYKLVDGKIDPIPNLPADLSREISGLNQVLHFYPANGGTPRYMTPLLQLQADMQALNEKLNILVPNPTEALIGMSDTYIKRGVTLDNMIEDARVKYITGQLNDQGFKKVLDNWRRQGGDQIIKEVNALYRKYKKNIPYKEDIYKILNP from the coding sequence ATGAGGAAAGTTAAGAAGATTTTGAGGTTATTTCTAGTTAGTATCTGTATTGCAGGTCTGTTGTTAACATCAATAGGAGTATTGGGTGCATCAAAATCAAAGTATTCGTTTAAACTCACAATTATGGCTCAGTATTTTGGGACAGAACCTGCGCCATCAAATAGTCCAGTAATTTTAAAAGCAGAAGAATATTTGAAAACAGATCTTGAGTTTACATGGGTACCTGCCGATGGTTACAATGACAAATTAAACATTATGTTAGCAAGTGGAAATCTTCCAATGGTAGTTTATGTACCAGGAAAAACTGCTTCTATAATTGGTGCATGTAAAGCAGGAGCATTCTGGGAACTTGGACCGTATATAAAGCAATATAAGAATTTAAAAGCAATCCCGGATATAGTTCTGTGGAACTCTTCCATTGATGGTAAAATATATGGTATTCCACGTTCAAGGACCTTGGGAAGAAATGGTATTGTTTATAGAAAAGACTGGGCTAAAAATGTTGGTATCACTAAGCTTGAAACTATCGATGATTTGTACAACATGTTAAAGAAGTTTACTTACAATGATCCAGATAAAAATGGAAAAAATGACACATATGGAATGATTGTTTGCAACTACAATGGACCATTCTATATTACTCTCACATGGTTTGGTGGTCCGAATGGATGGGGATTGAACAAAAACGGACAGTTGGTGCCAACTTTCTTGACAAATGCATATATAGAAAATTTGAAATTCTGGCGAAAGATGTATCAGGAAAAGCTGTTTAACCATGACTTCCCGAGTGTTCCAGGTGCAAGATGGGAGGATTATTACTCACAGGGTAAAGGTGGAGTAAAAATTGACGTTATAGACTCTGCAAACAGAATTTACAATGGCCTCAAGAACAACGGTATCATTCCAAAAGATGCAAAGGATACAGATATAATGGACATTGTTGTGTCTGTAAAAGGTAAATATGGTCTAAGAAATATGCCCACTTCTGGTTATTCGGGGTATCTGATGGTTTCAAAGACAAGTGTAAAAGATATGAATACATTCAAGAAAGTAATGTCGATATTAGATAAGTTTGGCGACAGAACAATGCAGGATCTGTTTGGTTATGGACTACCGAACAGACATTACAAACTTGTAGATGGTAAAATAGATCCTATTCCGAACTTGCCAGCAGATTTGTCAAGAGAAATAAGCGGACTTAACCAGGTTCTACATTTTTATCCTGCAAACGGTGGAACACCAAGATATATGACTCCACTTTTGCAGCTGCAGGCAGATATGCAAGCTTTGAATGAAAAGCTCAATATTCTTGTGCCAAATCCGACAGAAGCATTGATAGGTATGTCAGATACTTATATCAAACGCGGTGTCACACTTGATAATATGATAGAGGATGCGCGCGTTAAATATATTACTGGTCAGCTCAATGACCAGGGCTTTAAGAAAGTTCTTGATAACTGGAGAAGGCAGGGAGGAGACCAGATTATAAAAGAAGTAAATGCATTATATCGTAAATATAAAAAGAATATTCCTTACAAAGAAGACATATATAAGATTCTCAATCCTTAA
- a CDS encoding exo-rhamnogalacturonan lyase family protein: protein MQEIKLKWLVKPQVGNIGATFCIPWKKAQLWNTENVIVRNKDGSIIPTQNWALSYWGDGSVKVSSHAAFFGTNLPDELFACIEESTVTKFETMVEVYEGKDHISVTTGKLECKISKTGDKIIEYLKVGQKIICSNLTQILITERISNFTGYKTKVEEEYIPQILGAKVESHGPLRCVIRVWGRHLRNTKMTFDGSLLKQGWLPFELRLYFYANSDKIKIVHTFIYNGNPHQDFIKGLGLKFDLPLHSPLYNRFVRFGGDSGLFCESPKNLIDVYRKERYKIMFQNQVNGQPVDFDIDEDHHYIREINNTPEWDEFVLFQDSSEHYVIKKRTSCQCSFVKATEGRRSMGFAYIGDENGGLGVALKDFWQKYPSGFEAKALTSSEANLIVWLWPPYAEVMDLRHYDFGTYTSSSYEGFDEYRSTPYGIANTNELWLYCFDYAPTSEQLLECAKMQGFSPLLVCSPERYKETEIFGGLNLPDNSNSKKEKIERILTAIVDFYLKEVERRKWYGFWDYGDFMHSYDMVRHMWKYDIGGYAWQNTELVPNIWLWLMFLRTGRFDIFKMAEAMTRHTSEVDVYHLGEYKGLGSRHNVVHWGCGCKEVRISMAYLHRYYYYLTADERIGQLMDDVKDIDKQIMHMDPMRAYFTNDPENRVHIRVGPDVMTFCANWFVRWERHQEEIYKQKIIKILDFLKKNPAAFISGGVFDYDPEKTQLKPVEYTGGSNFVFCFGNTLVWLEIAKNFEDKEFEELCAQQGLFYTEFKENKDEILKSWGVPSFGFKLNMLNIGMAAFAAMKKNIPELKKEIWQMFLDHNKNPWLKFICDGGINLQLATVPAPVVEIPFISTNIASQWSLNALLALEFIGDEL from the coding sequence ATGCAAGAAATAAAGCTAAAATGGCTTGTCAAACCGCAGGTAGGCAATATTGGTGCAACGTTTTGTATTCCATGGAAAAAAGCTCAGCTCTGGAATACAGAAAATGTTATTGTCAGAAACAAGGATGGAAGTATTATTCCTACTCAAAACTGGGCACTTTCATACTGGGGTGATGGGTCGGTAAAGGTGAGTAGCCACGCTGCTTTCTTTGGCACCAATTTACCTGATGAGCTCTTTGCATGTATTGAAGAATCTACCGTAACAAAATTCGAAACAATGGTTGAAGTTTATGAAGGCAAAGATCATATTAGCGTTACAACAGGCAAGCTTGAGTGCAAAATTAGCAAGACCGGAGATAAAATTATTGAATATTTAAAAGTAGGACAAAAGATTATTTGCTCTAATCTCACGCAGATTCTTATTACAGAAAGAATTTCTAATTTTACAGGATATAAGACTAAAGTTGAAGAAGAATACATTCCTCAAATATTAGGTGCAAAAGTAGAGTCTCACGGACCTTTGAGATGTGTTATAAGGGTGTGGGGAAGACACTTGCGGAATACCAAGATGACATTTGATGGCTCTTTACTCAAACAAGGGTGGCTACCTTTTGAGCTGAGATTATATTTCTATGCAAATTCAGATAAAATTAAGATTGTTCATACATTTATTTACAACGGAAATCCTCATCAAGATTTTATAAAAGGATTGGGCTTAAAATTTGATCTTCCTTTGCACTCTCCTCTGTACAATAGATTTGTTAGATTTGGAGGGGACAGTGGACTTTTTTGTGAGTCACCAAAAAATTTGATAGATGTATACAGAAAAGAGAGATACAAAATAATGTTTCAAAATCAGGTTAATGGACAACCAGTAGATTTTGATATTGACGAGGACCACCATTATATTAGAGAAATTAACAATACTCCAGAGTGGGATGAATTTGTTCTTTTTCAAGATTCCTCAGAGCACTATGTTATTAAAAAACGTACATCTTGTCAGTGCAGTTTTGTAAAAGCAACAGAAGGCAGAAGATCTATGGGGTTTGCATATATTGGTGATGAGAATGGTGGGCTTGGAGTAGCTTTAAAGGATTTTTGGCAAAAATATCCTTCAGGATTTGAGGCAAAAGCTTTAACTTCTTCAGAGGCAAATTTAATAGTTTGGCTTTGGCCCCCTTATGCTGAAGTTATGGATTTGAGACACTATGATTTTGGTACATACACATCTTCTTCATATGAAGGGTTTGATGAGTATAGAAGTACTCCCTATGGTATAGCTAATACAAATGAGCTGTGGCTGTACTGTTTTGATTATGCTCCAACAAGTGAACAGCTTTTGGAATGTGCAAAAATGCAAGGATTTTCTCCTCTTCTTGTATGTAGCCCTGAAAGGTATAAAGAGACAGAGATATTTGGAGGATTAAATTTACCGGATAATAGCAACTCCAAGAAAGAAAAGATTGAAAGAATACTGACAGCTATTGTTGATTTTTATCTAAAGGAAGTTGAAAGAAGAAAGTGGTACGGTTTTTGGGACTATGGTGATTTTATGCATAGCTATGATATGGTAAGACACATGTGGAAATATGATATTGGTGGATATGCTTGGCAGAACACAGAGCTTGTGCCAAACATTTGGCTTTGGCTTATGTTTTTAAGAACAGGACGTTTTGATATATTTAAAATGGCTGAGGCAATGACAAGACATACATCAGAAGTAGATGTGTATCATCTTGGGGAATACAAGGGACTGGGTTCAAGGCACAATGTTGTTCATTGGGGATGTGGTTGCAAAGAAGTGAGAATTAGCATGGCATACCTTCACAGGTATTACTATTATCTTACTGCCGATGAAAGAATAGGGCAGCTTATGGATGATGTAAAAGATATTGACAAACAAATTATGCACATGGACCCTATGCGTGCGTATTTTACGAATGATCCTGAAAATAGAGTACACATAAGGGTTGGACCGGATGTTATGACCTTTTGCGCCAATTGGTTTGTAAGATGGGAAAGGCACCAGGAAGAAATTTACAAACAAAAGATAATAAAGATACTGGACTTTTTGAAGAAAAATCCAGCAGCATTTATTTCGGGTGGGGTATTTGACTATGATCCTGAAAAAACCCAGTTAAAACCTGTTGAATACACTGGTGGTTCAAATTTTGTATTTTGTTTTGGGAACACACTGGTTTGGCTTGAGATAGCCAAGAATTTTGAAGATAAAGAATTTGAAGAGTTGTGTGCTCAGCAGGGCCTTTTTTATACTGAATTTAAAGAAAACAAAGATGAGATTTTAAAAAGCTGGGGCGTTCCAAGCTTTGGATTTAAGTTGAACATGCTCAATATTGGGATGGCTGCCTTTGCTGCAATGAAAAAGAATATTCCTGAATTGAAAAAAGAAATATGGCAGATGTTTTTAGACCATAACAAAAATCCATGGCTAAAATTTATTTGTGATGGAGGTATAAATTTACAATTGGCAACTGTACCTGCGCCTGTTGTTGAGATTCCTTTTATTTCAACGAATATAGCTTCTCAATGGTCATTGAACGCATTGCTTGCGCTTGAATTTATTGGAGATGAGCTATGA